In Planctomycetia bacterium, one DNA window encodes the following:
- a CDS encoding alpha/beta fold hydrolase: MSVSKPASAIFARSLGDGPPILFVHGFPLTGDMWLHVAEALKERYLSVIPDLRGHGRTPPHSQVSMASFADDLAALLDHVRIWEPIVLVGLSMGGMIGFEFFRRYRPRVRALVLCDTRAIADPPDAAARREELARKVLAEGSHVAADAMVPKLFAPSTPQAIRDRWHAIMSANPPEGVAAAARALAHRPDSTATLATINCPTLYVCGEFDELTPPDMMRDLHLATPGSQFVLIPRAGHMPPVEQPEAFNQALAGFVDSLPLI, translated from the coding sequence ATGAGCGTTTCCAAGCCTGCCAGCGCTATTTTCGCTCGATCACTCGGTGATGGGCCCCCGATTCTGTTTGTCCACGGATTCCCCCTCACCGGCGACATGTGGCTCCATGTCGCGGAGGCGCTCAAGGAACGATACCTGTCCGTGATTCCCGATCTGCGAGGGCACGGCCGTACGCCGCCCCATTCGCAGGTGTCAATGGCCAGCTTTGCTGATGACCTCGCCGCCTTGCTGGATCATGTAAGAATCTGGGAACCGATCGTCCTCGTCGGCTTGTCCATGGGCGGCATGATCGGGTTCGAGTTCTTCCGGCGGTATCGGCCGCGCGTTCGCGCCCTGGTTCTGTGCGACACGCGCGCGATCGCCGACCCCCCTGACGCGGCTGCGCGACGGGAAGAATTGGCGCGAAAGGTGCTTGCGGAGGGAAGCCACGTCGCGGCCGATGCGATGGTGCCGAAACTTTTCGCGCCCTCCACGCCGCAGGCGATTCGCGACAGATGGCACGCGATCATGTCCGCCAACCCGCCCGAAGGAGTGGCGGCGGCGGCGCGCGCTTTGGCGCATCGTCCCGACTCCACGGCGACGCTGGCGACGATCAACTGCCCCACGCTGTACGTCTGCGGCGAATTCGACGAATTGACCCCGCCGGACATGATGCGCGACCTGCACCTCGCCACGCCCGGATCACAATTTGTCCTGATTCCCCGCGCCGGCCACATGCCGCCGGTCGAGCAGCCCGAAGCCTTCAACCAGGCGCTGGCCGGTTTCGTCGATTCGCTGCCACTGATTTGA
- a CDS encoding STAS domain-containing protein, whose translation MQIDVQHHGAIPVVRAFGDLTGGNKSLLVDEVVKLLDQGKMRLVLDLSHVAFIGSLGIGDLVRVVTQANSMGGKVILAALSPFVDGVLKTTKLDRFFDVSPSVDEALGRISN comes from the coding sequence ATGCAGATCGACGTGCAACATCATGGAGCGATTCCCGTCGTGCGGGCGTTCGGCGACCTGACCGGCGGCAACAAGTCGCTGCTCGTGGACGAGGTGGTGAAGCTGCTCGACCAGGGCAAGATGCGGCTGGTGCTCGATCTGTCGCATGTGGCTTTCATCGGTTCGCTGGGCATTGGGGATCTGGTGCGCGTCGTGACGCAGGCCAATTCGATGGGGGGAAAGGTAATTCTTGCGGCGCTGTCGCCGTTTGTGGACGGTGTGCTGAAGACGACGAAGCTCGACCGCTTCTTCGACGTGTCGCCCTCGGTGGATGAGGCGCTGGGGCGGATCAGCAATTAG